One Cellulomonas taurus genomic region harbors:
- a CDS encoding DUF2530 domain-containing protein, with product MPSFLQLALRPERRRPTPDPVPVSLRPVFRFGIVAWAVAFVVALVLWLTGPIGPHGPVTCAVGGLLGVAGLWWVRQRPGR from the coding sequence GTGCCGTCATTCCTGCAGCTCGCGCTGCGCCCCGAACGCCGCCGACCCACCCCCGACCCGGTGCCGGTGAGTCTGCGTCCGGTGTTCCGGTTCGGCATCGTCGCGTGGGCGGTCGCCTTTGTGGTGGCGCTGGTGCTGTGGCTGACCGGCCCGATCGGGCCACACGGGCCGGTGACCTGCGCGGTCGGCGGGCTGCTCGGGGTGGCGGGGCTGTGGTGGGTGCGGCAGCGGCCTGGGCGCTGA
- a CDS encoding EAL and HDOD domain-containing protein, translating to MTTVGVGTVTVLRQPVVQPDRSVYGYAVQVRVTGTDGRPLPDELAEQHADAEYAALDLSGLAADRLVLLRGTVGVLAGTTSIWGDPERLMLEITPTLARHPEIDALVALAQQRGSRLALADYDGSAPQDRLLDRVALVKIDLARYDDQLALLVDRAHHAGAAVIAERADTTERIARGIDLGADLLQGPMFQRDQTPVRRAFNAGELQCLELLRILSADQVDQNAVVTTVAADPELSMRVLHLVNSSAFGLRTEVDSVRQAVVLVGPRQLHALAIASLIDARPNTVAALWTVLTRAMTCRTLAGDDAGYTVGLLSAVAAQQAIELTDLVERTGISDQLSAALLRHEGHHGHVLAAVLAHEENDSDAVAATGLEPWDVAHAYLAAVPQALATATSLAFGGN from the coding sequence ATGACCACCGTCGGAGTCGGCACCGTCACCGTCCTGCGCCAGCCCGTGGTGCAGCCCGACCGCTCGGTCTACGGCTACGCCGTCCAGGTCCGGGTCACCGGGACCGACGGTCGCCCGCTGCCCGACGAGCTCGCCGAGCAGCACGCCGACGCCGAGTACGCGGCCCTCGACCTCTCCGGTCTGGCCGCCGACCGGCTCGTGCTGCTCCGCGGCACCGTCGGTGTGCTCGCCGGGACCACCTCCATCTGGGGTGACCCGGAACGGCTGATGCTGGAGATCACCCCGACGCTGGCCCGGCACCCCGAGATCGACGCCCTGGTCGCCCTGGCCCAGCAGCGCGGCTCCCGGCTCGCGCTGGCCGACTACGACGGCTCGGCACCGCAGGACCGCCTGCTCGACCGGGTCGCCCTGGTCAAGATCGACCTGGCCCGCTACGACGACCAGCTCGCCCTGCTGGTCGACCGTGCCCACCACGCCGGTGCCGCGGTCATCGCCGAGCGCGCCGACACCACCGAGCGGATCGCCCGGGGCATCGACCTCGGCGCCGACCTGCTCCAGGGCCCGATGTTCCAGCGCGACCAGACACCCGTGCGCCGCGCGTTCAACGCCGGCGAGCTCCAGTGCCTCGAACTGCTGCGCATCCTGTCCGCCGACCAGGTGGACCAGAACGCCGTCGTCACCACCGTGGCCGCCGACCCCGAGCTGTCCATGCGGGTGCTGCACCTGGTGAACTCCTCCGCCTTCGGCCTGCGCACCGAGGTCGACTCCGTCCGCCAGGCGGTCGTCCTGGTCGGCCCCCGGCAGCTGCACGCCCTGGCCATCGCCTCCCTGATCGACGCCCGACCCAACACGGTCGCCGCGCTGTGGACCGTGCTCACCCGCGCCATGACCTGCCGCACCCTCGCCGGTGACGACGCCGGGTACACCGTCGGACTGCTGTCGGCGGTCGCCGCGCAGCAGGCCATCGAGCTCACCGACCTGGTCGAGCGCACCGGCATCTCCGACCAGCTGTCCGCCGCCCTGCTGCGCCACGAGGGTCACCACGGCCACGTGCTCGCCGCGGTGCTCGCCCACGAGGAGAACGACTCCGACGCGGTCGCCGCCACCGGGCTGGAACCGTGGGACGTGGCGCACGCCTACCTCGCGGCGGTGCCGCAGGCGCTGGCGACGGCGACGTCGTTGGCGTTCGGGGGGAACTGA